Proteins encoded by one window of Desulfomonilia bacterium:
- a CDS encoding efflux RND transporter periplasmic adaptor subunit — protein MNRRKAAVIVAAILVIMIVATLAIYYFSKHSQTPSMSQTQSANAFQTDEAPSLDMSEAGQKMIGVKTVPVSFVEMNSDLRLAGRIEYDEQRISTVNAKVDGWIERLYVDFEGRPVEKGESLLDIYSPELLSAQKELLSLKAFSGRKDSTDLGRMVEKDAEELISAARKRLILWDITEGQIAQIERTGKPVRALTIRSPVTGTVFKRYAVKGMQIMPGEPLFDIADLSRVWVVAEVPEADMQQVKQDMAVKISFEGMPGKTFNSRIDYVYPVMSGSTRTVRIRCVLDNPGGSLKPQMYATLTSSANLGRRLAVPADAVIDTGLRQIVYVDKGDETFEPREVRTGISAGGMREILSGVNVGEKVAATGTFLIDSEAQLKGVTLHDRK, from the coding sequence ATGAACAGAAGAAAGGCCGCAGTTATTGTTGCCGCCATATTGGTTATTATGATTGTTGCAACACTTGCGATTTACTACTTCAGTAAGCATTCCCAAACGCCTTCAATGTCTCAGACTCAGTCTGCGAATGCATTTCAAACCGATGAGGCGCCATCACTTGATATGTCCGAGGCGGGACAGAAAATGATCGGGGTAAAAACAGTTCCGGTCTCTTTTGTTGAGATGAACTCCGATTTAAGGCTGGCTGGCCGTATTGAATATGACGAACAGCGAATATCAACGGTCAATGCAAAAGTCGATGGCTGGATCGAAAGACTGTATGTCGATTTTGAGGGCAGGCCCGTGGAAAAAGGAGAATCCCTGCTGGATATATACAGTCCGGAGCTTCTAAGCGCACAGAAGGAGCTTTTGAGTCTTAAGGCATTCTCCGGCAGGAAAGATTCGACCGATCTGGGCAGGATGGTTGAAAAAGATGCTGAGGAACTTATTTCAGCAGCCAGGAAACGGCTTATACTGTGGGACATTACCGAAGGACAGATTGCTCAAATCGAGCGTACAGGCAAACCCGTAAGGGCGCTTACAATCAGGAGCCCGGTTACAGGAACAGTTTTTAAGCGTTATGCAGTTAAGGGTATGCAGATTATGCCCGGGGAGCCCCTGTTCGATATCGCCGACCTTTCCAGGGTATGGGTGGTCGCTGAAGTCCCCGAGGCGGATATGCAGCAGGTCAAGCAGGATATGGCCGTAAAAATCAGTTTTGAAGGCATGCCCGGGAAGACATTTAATTCCAGAATTGATTATGTCTATCCTGTGATGAGCGGTTCCACAAGAACGGTCAGGATAAGATGCGTCCTTGACAATCCAGGCGGTTCACTGAAACCGCAGATGTATGCAACGCTCACTTCATCGGCAAACCTTGGAAGAAGGCTTGCCGTGCCTGCCGATGCCGTGATCGATACGGGTTTGAGACAGATTGTATATGTTGACAAAGGTGATGAAACGTTCGAGCCCAGAGAGGTCAGGACAGGAATCTCGGCAGGCGGCATGAGGGAAATCCTCTCAGGTGTCAATGTTGGCGAAAAGGTGGCGGCGACAGGCACGTTCCTGATCGATTCCGAGGCACAGTTAAAGGGTGTTACCCTTCATGATAGAAAGTAG